One Elaeis guineensis isolate ETL-2024a chromosome 10, EG11, whole genome shotgun sequence genomic window carries:
- the LOC105034904 gene encoding protein yippee-like isoform X4 has translation MGRLISSVRCCSLQMITGAYRWDLGLQMCQDEMVTNRVNVTVGLKEERMMMTGLHTVSDIFCVGCGSIVGWKYEAAHEKSQKYKEGKFILERFKVSGPDGSHYWVSHDPHVGGSDADDA, from the exons GTTGCAGCTTGCAAATGATAACAGGTGCATATAGATGGGATTTGGGTTTACAAATGTGCCAGGATGAAATGGTGACAAATAG agtgaATGTGACGGTTGGACTGAAAGAGGAGCGCATGATGATGACGGGGTTGCACACTGTCTCAGACATATTTTGCGTTGGTTGTGGATCCATTGTGGGATGGAAATAT GAGGCTGCCCATGAGAAGAGCCAGAAGTACAAGGAAGGAAAATTTATCCTTGAGAG GTTTAAAGTTTCCGGCCCTGATGGAAGTCACTATTGGGTCAGTCATGATCCTCATGTAGGTGGAAGTGATGCTGATGATGCATGA